Part of the Actinomyces howellii genome, GGAAGGCTCGAGCCACTAACCTCGGTGTCATGAACACGCACGAGGCCCTTGGTCGGCTCGTGGTCCGCGGCTACCGCTCGATCCGCGAGATCGACCTGGAGCTGACGACCGGGGTCACCGTGCTCATCGGCGCCAACGGCTCAGGCAAGTCAAACCTCGTGGGAGCCCTCGAGCTCATCTCCCGCATCTGGGACGACTCCTTCCAGGAGCACGTCACCGCCCGAGGGGGGATGTCCGGCCTGCTCTTCGAGGGCGAGACCGGCCCCGCCCCCGGGGCGCTTATCGAGATCCACTCGAGCCCGGACGCTGAGGACTGCGTCAACGGCTACCGGGTCGAGCTGCGCCCCACGGACGACGACGCAGCCCTCCTGACCGAGTCGATGCTGTTCCACGACCGCCGCGCCTACGAGCGCCCCTACGTCCGGCACCTGGGAACGGGGCGATCGAGCCGGGCGCGCCGTGTCGCCGAGGTGTCTGACGACCCCAAGGAGGTGGCCTTCGCCAGGCACATCACCCCTCTCCTGGCGGGTTGCCGGGTCTACCACTTCGACGACGTCGGACCCAGCGCACCGGTCAAGGGCTGGTCCACGGTGGGCGATGACGTCGCCCTGCGCTCGGACGCCGAGAACATCGCCGCCTACCTGCTGCGGATCCGGCAGGACCATCCCCTCCACTACCGTCGGATCGTCGCCGCGATCCGCCATGTCACGCCCTTCTTCGACGACTTCGTCCTCGTCCCCTCCCCGGGCGAGCGGGTGCGGCTGCGATGGCGTCAGCGCGGGCTCGACCGCACCTTCATGGCCCGCGAGGCCAGCGACGGCACCTTGCGCTTCCTGTGCCTGGCCACGCTCCTGCTGGGACCGGACCGACCTGCCACCATCATCCTCGACGAGCCCGAGCTCGGGCTGCATCCGGCCGCCATCGCGCTGCTCGCCGAGATGGTCCACGACGCCGGACGCGACGGGCACCGGGTCATCCTCGCCACCCAGTCGGTTCCGCTGCTCTCGCAGTTCCACCTCGATGAGATCGCCGTGCTCAACCGGGTCGACGGTGCCACGACGGTCAACCGACCCGACGCCGAGCGGCTCACGGGCTTCCTCGAGGAGTACTCGGTCGGGGAGATCTGGGAGATGAACCTTCTGGGAGGCCGGCCCGCGCGCAGGGAGGGCCGCCGATGAGGCAGATGGCCGTCCTCGTGGAGGGGCAGACGGAGGAGGCCGTTGTCGAGGAGGTCCTCGCCCCGGCCGCCAGGGCACGGGACGTCAGCCTCCTGCCGATCATCGTGCAGACCTCCACGACCCACCGCGGCGGAGGGCACTGGAAGCACTACGACCGCATGCTGCGCACCTTCCTCAGCCAGCCGCACTGGAGCCGGGTGGGGCTCGTCGTCGACTACTACGGCTACCCGCCCGGCGCACCGGGCAGGACGGGCGGGCTCTCGGGGGAGGCCAGCCGGCAGGCACTGGTCTCGGCGCTGCGCGCCCAGTACCCCGACGCCCGCTTCCACCCCTTGATCATGCCCCACGAGATCGAGGCCCTCGTCCTGGCGGCCGTCGCCGCGGGGGCCGGAGACGGCATCCTGACCCGGTCCGCGCTCGCCACGCTCCAACGGGCGGTGCGGCAGGCCGGAGGCGCGGAGAAGGTGAACACGGGCGCCGACCGCAGCCCGTCGCGACGGCTCGCGCACGCCGACCCCGACTACTCCAAGACGGTCACCGGCCCTCTGCTCCTCGTCGAGGCCGGGCTGCCTGCGCTCCTCAGGGGCTGTCCCACCTTCGCCGCGTGGTGGACAGGGCTGCTCGCCCCCACAGGTGCCGGGGGCGGCTCCTGATCCCGATGAGGTCGCGTGGCGTCGCGAGGTCGCGGCGCTCAGGGACCACCCCTCAGGCCGCCACCCCTCAGGCCGCCACCCGCAGGGCGCGCTCCTTGTCGTTCCACTGCGTCAGCGTCGTCAAGGAGGCGATGGCCAGGGCCAGCCCCGCGAGCTCGAGCGTCTCCTCGACGACCATGAGCCGCCAGTAGACCGAGTCGAAGCCCGCCGCCTCGGCGCGCTCAGCTCCCAGGAGCTCGAAGCCGACGGCGCCGGTCAGGAACACGCCGGCAGCGGCGATCAGCCAGCCCCGGGCGGTGGAGGGCAGGGACCGCACGAGCCGCAGCATGGTCAGAGCGACGACCACCGCGACGACGATCCCGGGGATCGTCCAGGTGTAGGCGACAGTGAAGGGCAGGTAGGGCAGGAGCCGGTCGCCGATCATGTTGAGCCGTTCGTGAAGGCTGACGGCCTCGTCGATCGAGGCCACGAGGCACACGACCGCGAACATGAGCCAGGAGCCTCGGAGGCGGCTGGCGGTGGCGGCGTACACGGCGCCGACGAGGCCGAGAAGCGCCCACAGGAGGGCGGACAGCCAGGCCGAGACGTTGCCCTCGCCGTCGAGGGTGACGAACTCGTAGACCGTGTAGGACACGGCCGCAGCCATGCCCTCGGTTCGGTGGTGGATGAGGAAGCTCGCCACGGCCAGCACGACGAGGCTGGCGTTGACCACCAGGAGCGGCACGAGCACCGCCCTGAGGCGAACGGGTGCGTATCCCCCCGCGTCCTGCGGGGCGGCCGGTGTCCGGCCTGCGGCCTCCGAAGGGGAGTCGGGGCTGGGTATGGGAATGTGGTCGGTCGGCATCGTCGGTCCTCGTCCGAGTGGGGGCCAGGCGGTGGTCCCCGGACCTTAGCACGGGGCAAGCGAGCCTGTCGGGCCTGTCGGCCAGCGCCGTCGGGCCCGTCCGCGCCCGGCATCGAGCCCGTCTGTGCCAGTCCGCGAGCGCCGTCGAACTCGTCCGCGCCCGCGCGCCATGTCCCCGTCGACACGCACCCACCCCACCCTGCCCCGACCGGTCATGTGACGCCCGACCGTCTGTGTGACAGCGATAGCCCGGTCGAGGTTTACATGACCGGTCGAGGTTTACATGACCGGTCGAGTCTCGGCAGAGGGACACCGTCCTTTGCCTCTGTGCTACCGATCCCGCCCGACCCTCGCCCCGATCCCCCCGGCAACCATCCCGGGGAGTCGATCACCTAGGCTCAGGCCATGAGCCCGCGCACCGACTCACGTCCTGTCGCAGCCGTCGTCTCTGTGGCGATGGAGGAGGAGGCACGCCCCTTCCTTGACGCCTTGGCGCGCGCCGAGGGGGCGGAGGAGCCGCTCACGCTGCCCGGAGGGGCCCGCGCCTGGTCGCTCGTGCTGCCCGGTCCCGGTGAGCCGACGGCGGCCCCCGGGACGGCGGAGCGGGGCGGGGGCGAGCTGGTCCTCCTGCGCACGGGCATCGGGCTGGTCGCCGCTGCCAGCGCGCTGGCGACGGTGCTCACCCACGTGCGCCCCGAGGTGGTCGTCTCGGCGGGCACCACCGGGGGTCTGGGCCGGCAGGTGGAGGTCGGGGACGTGTGCGCCTCGACGAGCCTGGCACTGACCGACGCCGACGCGACGGCCTTCGGCTACGCGCCGGGCCAGACCCCGGGGCAGCCTGAGGTCTTCGAGTCCGACGCCCCCCTGGTCGAGCGCCTGCGGGAGGTGGGCGCCCAGGCGCTGCGCGCAGCGACACCCACCTCCTCGCGGGCCCGCCTCCACACCGGGCAGATGCTGGCCGGGAACTCCTTCGTCACCGCCGCCAACGTCGCGGACACCCGCGAGCGCTTCCCAGCCGCCCTGAGCACCGACATGGAGTCGACGGCGCTGGCCCAGGTCTGCACGGCCTCCGGGGTCCCCTTCATCGCGGTCAGGGGGGTGTCCGACCTGTGCGGCCCCGAGGCGGGGCAGGACTTCCACATCGGCGCAGCCGAGGCCGCCGACCGCTCGGCCG contains:
- a CDS encoding AAA family ATPase, giving the protein MNTHEALGRLVVRGYRSIREIDLELTTGVTVLIGANGSGKSNLVGALELISRIWDDSFQEHVTARGGMSGLLFEGETGPAPGALIEIHSSPDAEDCVNGYRVELRPTDDDAALLTESMLFHDRRAYERPYVRHLGTGRSSRARRVAEVSDDPKEVAFARHITPLLAGCRVYHFDDVGPSAPVKGWSTVGDDVALRSDAENIAAYLLRIRQDHPLHYRRIVAAIRHVTPFFDDFVLVPSPGERVRLRWRQRGLDRTFMAREASDGTLRFLCLATLLLGPDRPATIILDEPELGLHPAAIALLAEMVHDAGRDGHRVILATQSVPLLSQFHLDEIAVLNRVDGATTVNRPDAERLTGFLEEYSVGEIWEMNLLGGRPARREGRR
- a CDS encoding DUF4276 family protein; the protein is MRQMAVLVEGQTEEAVVEEVLAPAARARDVSLLPIIVQTSTTHRGGGHWKHYDRMLRTFLSQPHWSRVGLVVDYYGYPPGAPGRTGGLSGEASRQALVSALRAQYPDARFHPLIMPHEIEALVLAAVAAGAGDGILTRSALATLQRAVRQAGGAEKVNTGADRSPSRRLAHADPDYSKTVTGPLLLVEAGLPALLRGCPTFAAWWTGLLAPTGAGGGS
- the mtnN gene encoding 5'-methylthioadenosine/S-adenosylhomocysteine nucleosidase; this translates as MSPRTDSRPVAAVVSVAMEEEARPFLDALARAEGAEEPLTLPGGARAWSLVLPGPGEPTAAPGTAERGGGELVLLRTGIGLVAAASALATVLTHVRPEVVVSAGTTGGLGRQVEVGDVCASTSLALTDADATAFGYAPGQTPGQPEVFESDAPLVERLREVGAQALRAATPTSSRARLHTGQMLAGNSFVTAANVADTRERFPAALSTDMESTALAQVCTASGVPFIAVRGVSDLCGPEAGQDFHIGAAEAADRSAAVVLALLAAS